A genomic region of Raphanus sativus cultivar WK10039 chromosome 6, ASM80110v3, whole genome shotgun sequence contains the following coding sequences:
- the LOC108809691 gene encoding CRIB domain-containing protein RIC9, whose protein sequence is MATRFKGIYQKSFKCFSDVFDEKEDEMEIGHPTDVRHVSHIGWDSSPSSAPSWLHEFKTSNNVLEPNSSWPFQELKLTMEAFGEVESSKELERESTQQNLKKKFCSKAYLLCNPWSPRFSRSRKFLA, encoded by the exons ATGGCTACAAGATTCAAAGGGATTTATCAGAAGAGCTTCAAGTGTTTCTCCGACGTTTTCG ATGAGAAAGAGGATGAGATGGAAATTGGACATCCTACAGATGTTCGACACGTCTCGCATATCGGTTGGGATAGTTCACCAAGTAGTGCACCGAGTTGG CTACATGAATTCAAGACGAGCAACAACGTGTTAGAGCCAAATTCATCATGGCCGTTTCAAG AGTTAAAATTAACCATGGAAGCATTTGGAGAAGTTGAGAGCAGCAAAGAATTGGAAAGAGAATCAACACAACAAAACCTGAAGAAGAAGTTCTGTTCAAAAGCCTATCTATTGTGTAATCCATGGTCACCAAGATTCTCAAGATCACGCAAGTTCCTTGcgtaa